A section of the Roseomonas marmotae genome encodes:
- a CDS encoding sigma-70 family RNA polymerase sigma factor, with the protein MTSWIENDIVACLPDLRAYARSLTRNRHDADDLVQDTVVRIMHSADRFQPGTNFKAWAFTILRNRFLNEFVAKRRQTRDMDDAEMEQLPTSARQEEGLELADFQRIFHKLPEDHRSILTLVASSGLPYEDVAKVLDCAVGTVKSRVHRARMALYHLLEQESESGTKRERFHRTPASEERRRLEPAQLDPQNPTRVPETEGP; encoded by the coding sequence GTGACGAGTTGGATAGAGAACGACATCGTTGCCTGCCTCCCCGATCTCCGCGCCTATGCACGGTCACTCACCCGCAACCGGCACGACGCGGATGACCTGGTGCAGGATACCGTGGTCCGCATCATGCATTCGGCCGATCGCTTCCAGCCGGGCACCAATTTCAAGGCCTGGGCCTTCACCATCCTCCGCAACCGCTTCCTGAACGAGTTCGTCGCCAAGCGGCGCCAGACCCGTGACATGGACGACGCGGAGATGGAGCAGCTTCCCACCTCCGCCAGGCAGGAGGAAGGACTGGAACTGGCAGATTTCCAGCGGATCTTTCACAAGCTTCCGGAAGACCACCGCTCCATCCTCACCCTCGTGGCCAGCTCAGGCCTGCCTTACGAGGATGTCGCGAAAGTGCTCGACTGCGCCGTTGGCACCGTGAAAAGCCGTGTCCACCGCGCGCGCATGGCGCTCTACCACCTGCTGGAGCAGGAATCGGAATCCGGGACGAAGCGGGAGCGCTTCCACCGCACCCCCGCATCCGAGGAACGCCGGCGGCTGGAGCCGGCGCAGCTCGACCCTCAGAACCCGACCCGGGTGCCGGAGACCGAGGGCCCGTAG
- a CDS encoding PRC-barrel domain-containing protein produces MSTNRPQGYMPADGSAPLARDETLSLISADKVGGTPVFGADGHRLGTIETLMIDKISGRVEYAVLSFGGILGIGARHYPLSWQHLHYDDALGGYIIPLVEQQLCEAPSFDPGEAVDLADTAWGERVHSYYGPSVSGTRVGF; encoded by the coding sequence ATGAGCACGAACCGGCCCCAGGGTTACATGCCCGCCGACGGGTCGGCCCCTTTGGCCCGCGACGAGACTCTGTCCCTGATCTCCGCCGACAAGGTTGGGGGTACCCCAGTGTTCGGTGCAGATGGTCATCGCCTCGGCACCATCGAGACGCTGATGATCGACAAGATCAGTGGCAGGGTGGAATACGCCGTCCTGTCCTTCGGCGGCATTCTCGGCATCGGGGCACGGCATTACCCGCTATCCTGGCAGCACCTGCACTACGACGATGCGCTGGGCGGCTACATCATCCCGCTGGTCGAGCAGCAGCTGTGCGAGGCGCCTTCCTTCGATCCGGGGGAAGCGGTGGATCTGGCGGACACCGCCTGGGGCGAAAGGGTCCACAGCTACTACGGGCCCTCGGTCTCCGGCACCCGGGTCGGGTTCTGA
- a CDS encoding general stress protein, whose product MASTRSGGGKQGFASMDREKQRDIASKGGQSVPASKRSFAQDPALAAEAGRKGGQSVQAESRSFSRNRELAAQAGRKGGQATQGNREQKALRASADKPAE is encoded by the coding sequence ATGGCTTCAACCCGTAGCGGCGGCGGCAAGCAAGGATTTGCTTCGATGGACCGGGAGAAGCAGCGCGACATCGCCTCGAAGGGTGGCCAGAGCGTGCCGGCCTCGAAGCGTAGTTTCGCTCAGGATCCGGCCCTAGCGGCTGAAGCAGGCCGGAAGGGCGGCCAAAGCGTGCAGGCCGAATCCCGCTCCTTTTCCCGTAATCGGGAACTCGCGGCACAGGCCGGGCGCAAAGGCGGCCAGGCCACACAGGGCAATCGGGAACAGAAGGCCCTGCGCGCATCGGCCGACAAGCCGGCTGAATAG
- a CDS encoding PA2169 family four-helix-bundle protein, whose amino-acid sequence MTDSKTASIVSGLEKRMEQGIPSGRQAVLAMLGAHLHDSQRGYDTGRRQTSDRFLRIEFTELAEKRANMAEELDELLTRLGVTPQPEGSTLGGVHRVVLDLQGKLFGRGRARVLREVVRGESILESAYADALSEELPSDARQLLKRHFRQVRATGDRYEAMLEEDEAPAHAAGTSFMARFDRLTRPITSNPILSAVVVTAVSALTARLLRPRR is encoded by the coding sequence ATGACGGATTCCAAGACGGCCTCCATCGTCTCTGGCCTAGAGAAGCGGATGGAACAGGGCATCCCCAGCGGCCGGCAGGCAGTTCTGGCAATGCTTGGTGCGCATCTGCATGACAGCCAGCGCGGCTATGACACCGGCCGCCGCCAGACTTCCGATCGTTTCCTCCGCATCGAGTTCACGGAACTCGCTGAGAAACGCGCCAACATGGCGGAGGAGCTGGACGAGCTTCTGACGCGCCTCGGCGTGACGCCTCAGCCTGAGGGCAGCACCCTCGGCGGCGTGCATCGCGTGGTGCTGGACCTGCAGGGCAAGCTCTTCGGCCGTGGCCGCGCCCGTGTGCTGCGCGAGGTGGTGCGTGGTGAATCCATCCTGGAAAGCGCCTATGCCGACGCGCTGTCCGAAGAACTGCCGTCCGATGCGCGCCAGCTTCTGAAGCGTCATTTCCGCCAGGTGCGCGCCACGGGCGACCGCTACGAAGCGATGCTGGAGGAAGACGAAGCCCCCGCCCACGCCGCCGGGACTTCCTTCATGGCGCGTTTCGACCGGCTGACCAGGCCCATCACCAGCAACCCGATCCTCTCGGCGGTGGTCGTCACGGCGGTTTCGGCGCTGACGGCCCGGTTGCTGCGCCCACGCCGCTGA
- a CDS encoding alpha-1,4-glucan--maltose-1-phosphate maltosyltransferase translates to MTPPQTQAGGAAPARPPLLPGAIYHIAPADPAMLEQAAGRAKELGFDSLCLDHPLPGMSGLARRHGLRLLLAMPMTEVRAADPTAPPDPRFPGLHRPAASPDAQRWLETWESRMIQAAGEGVEGFLCLLPDWTGPEVLHNLVAAVKGASPEALLVACVSGPQLGLAEAGFDAAAPLLPWADVLEQGAAEWTAGLPLLALAELPGGQRLANRWSDRREAMSGLRRAIRLAAFSGAGWLLPAGMEVGDVHRGSRLPAEGTAPRLDLTEAVRHANEERRMSAAVTQGTVSRLLSAPHAPVALLRQGAAGRALVVANASLTRPRPLAASQTLGLLSRPGTLPPDLLDTGGRMLLAPAEVRIVPIHESSPVRLPLPEGTAAAEDATEAPRIAIENIAPAVDAGRFAVKRAVGQAVTVTADVFTDGHTKIAVRLLWRPADEDAWREVPMTAAGNDVWQASFVPDRIGRHLYTVEAWVDVYAAFVDEITKKHAAGIDVSLERQEGMELLRAAAGRLADQGGDLAMVLENEPGATHDQAVALFTLPRTVAAMRAADARPFRVRQEPPLPLEVERREAGFASWYEIFPRSQSGDPDRHGTFHDVIARLPSIRAMGFDVLYFPPIHPIGQKNRKGRNNSLTAEPSDPGSPYAIGSEDGGHDALHPELGTLEDFRALVKAAADNGMELALDFAIQCSPDHPWLKDHPDWFDWRPDGSIRYAENPPKKYEDIVNVDFYKPASMPALWIALRDVVLFWVKEGVKLFRVDNPHTKPLPFWEWMIGEVRARAPEVVFLSEAFTRPKVMYRLAKVGFSQSYTYFTWRNARWELQQYLQELNQPPVRDFFRPHFFVNTPDINPEFLQQTGRPGHLIRAALAATLSGLWGVYNGFELCEATPVKPGKEEYLDSEKYEIKVWDYDRPGNIKAEITELNRIRRENPALHTHLGTTFLNSQHENILLFVKQTAEGENAMLVAISMDPRNAVETWMELPQWAMGLPGGAPLAVENLMPGGFDEERWEGTHRHLRLDPNSGLPFAIWRLRAADKA, encoded by the coding sequence ATGACGCCGCCGCAAACCCAGGCCGGGGGTGCCGCACCTGCCCGCCCGCCGCTGCTGCCGGGCGCCATCTATCACATCGCCCCCGCCGATCCCGCCATGCTGGAACAGGCAGCCGGGCGGGCGAAGGAACTGGGCTTCGACAGCCTCTGCCTGGACCACCCCTTGCCCGGGATGAGCGGGCTGGCGCGGCGCCACGGGCTACGGCTGCTGCTGGCCATGCCGATGACGGAGGTGCGGGCCGCCGATCCCACCGCGCCGCCTGACCCGCGCTTCCCCGGACTGCACCGCCCGGCTGCCTCGCCCGACGCGCAGCGCTGGCTGGAAACCTGGGAAAGCCGGATGATCCAGGCTGCCGGGGAGGGTGTGGAAGGCTTTCTCTGCCTTCTGCCCGACTGGACCGGCCCCGAGGTGCTTCACAATCTCGTGGCCGCCGTGAAAGGTGCCAGCCCCGAGGCGTTGCTGGTGGCCTGCGTCAGCGGCCCCCAGCTGGGACTGGCCGAAGCCGGCTTCGATGCCGCCGCACCTCTGCTGCCATGGGCCGATGTCCTGGAGCAGGGCGCCGCCGAATGGACCGCCGGTCTGCCTCTGCTGGCCCTGGCGGAACTACCGGGCGGCCAGCGTCTGGCCAACCGCTGGAGCGACCGCCGGGAAGCCATGAGCGGACTGCGCCGGGCCATACGTCTCGCCGCCTTTTCCGGCGCCGGCTGGCTTCTGCCGGCGGGGATGGAGGTCGGCGACGTGCACCGAGGCTCACGGCTTCCCGCCGAGGGCACCGCCCCGCGCCTCGATCTGACCGAGGCGGTCCGGCACGCCAACGAGGAACGCCGCATGTCTGCGGCAGTCACCCAGGGAACGGTCAGCCGCCTGCTCTCGGCGCCGCATGCGCCGGTCGCGCTGCTGCGCCAGGGCGCGGCCGGCCGCGCCCTGGTGGTGGCCAATGCCTCCCTCACCCGGCCGCGGCCGCTGGCAGCCAGCCAGACACTGGGGCTCCTGTCCCGGCCCGGCACCCTACCGCCTGATCTGCTCGATACCGGGGGCCGTATGCTCCTGGCTCCCGCGGAGGTTCGCATCGTGCCCATTCATGAATCCTCGCCCGTGCGCCTGCCACTTCCGGAAGGTACCGCCGCCGCGGAGGACGCGACCGAGGCCCCGCGTATCGCCATCGAGAACATCGCCCCCGCCGTGGATGCCGGTCGCTTCGCCGTGAAGCGGGCGGTTGGACAGGCGGTGACGGTTACAGCGGATGTCTTCACCGACGGCCATACCAAGATCGCCGTCCGGCTGCTGTGGCGTCCCGCGGATGAGGATGCCTGGCGCGAGGTTCCGATGACGGCCGCCGGCAACGATGTCTGGCAGGCCAGCTTCGTCCCCGACCGTATCGGCCGCCACCTCTACACGGTGGAAGCCTGGGTCGATGTCTATGCCGCCTTCGTGGATGAGATCACGAAGAAGCATGCCGCCGGCATCGATGTCTCGCTGGAGCGTCAGGAAGGAATGGAACTGCTGCGGGCCGCCGCGGGGCGCCTGGCGGACCAGGGCGGCGACCTCGCCATGGTGCTGGAGAACGAGCCCGGCGCGACGCATGACCAGGCGGTGGCGCTGTTCACCCTGCCGCGCACCGTCGCCGCCATGCGCGCCGCCGATGCGCGTCCCTTCCGCGTGCGCCAGGAGCCCCCGCTGCCGCTGGAGGTGGAACGCCGCGAGGCCGGATTCGCATCCTGGTATGAAATCTTCCCACGCTCGCAGAGCGGAGACCCGGATCGTCACGGCACCTTTCATGACGTGATCGCCCGCCTGCCCTCCATCCGCGCTATGGGCTTCGACGTGCTCTATTTCCCGCCGATCCACCCGATCGGCCAGAAGAACCGCAAGGGCCGCAACAACAGCCTGACGGCGGAGCCCAGCGATCCAGGCAGCCCCTATGCCATCGGCTCCGAAGACGGCGGCCATGACGCGCTGCACCCGGAACTCGGCACGCTGGAGGATTTCCGCGCGCTGGTGAAGGCGGCGGCCGATAACGGAATGGAACTGGCGCTGGATTTCGCCATCCAGTGCTCCCCGGACCATCCCTGGCTGAAGGACCACCCGGACTGGTTCGACTGGCGCCCGGACGGCTCCATCCGCTACGCCGAGAATCCACCGAAGAAATACGAAGACATCGTCAACGTCGATTTCTACAAGCCCGCCTCCATGCCGGCGCTGTGGATCGCGCTGCGCGATGTCGTGCTTTTCTGGGTGAAGGAGGGCGTGAAGCTCTTCCGCGTGGACAACCCGCACACCAAGCCCCTGCCCTTCTGGGAATGGATGATCGGCGAGGTGCGTGCCCGCGCGCCGGAAGTGGTCTTCCTCTCGGAAGCCTTCACGCGGCCCAAGGTGATGTATCGCCTGGCCAAAGTCGGCTTCAGCCAGTCCTATACCTATTTCACCTGGCGCAACGCACGGTGGGAGTTGCAGCAGTATCTGCAGGAGCTGAACCAGCCCCCGGTGCGCGATTTCTTCCGCCCGCATTTCTTCGTCAACACGCCGGACATCAATCCGGAATTCCTGCAGCAGACCGGCCGCCCCGGCCACCTGATCCGCGCCGCGCTGGCCGCGACGCTCTCCGGCCTCTGGGGCGTCTATAACGGTTTCGAGCTGTGCGAGGCCACACCGGTAAAGCCGGGCAAGGAAGAGTACCTCGACAGCGAGAAGTACGAGATCAAGGTCTGGGACTACGACCGCCCCGGCAACATCAAGGCCGAGATCACGGAGCTCAACCGCATCCGCCGGGAAAATCCGGCGCTGCACACGCATCTCGGCACCACCTTCCTGAACTCGCAGCACGAGAACATCCTGCTGTTCGTGAAGCAGACGGCTGAGGGAGAGAACGCCATGCTGGTGGCCATCTCCATGGACCCCCGCAACGCGGTGGAGACCTGGATGGAACTGCCGCAATGGGCGATGGGCCTGCCCGGCGGCGCCCCGCTGGCGGTCGAGAACCTGATGCCTGGCGGCTTCGACGAGGAGCGCTGGGAAGGCACACACCGCCACCTCCGCCTCGACCCCAATTCCGGACTGCCCTTCGCCATCTGGCGCCTGCGCGCCGCCGACAAGGCCTGA
- the treS gene encoding maltose alpha-D-glucosyltransferase — protein sequence MPDANILTVTDAMPEDPLWYKDAVIYQLHIKSFFDKNNDGVGDIPGLIEKLDYIAELGVDAIWMLPFYPSPRRDDGYDIADYTSVHPEYGTMDDVRLLIEEAHARGIRVITELVINHTSDQHPWFQRARNALPGTPERDFYVWSDTDQKYEGTRIIFLDTEKSNWTWDPVAQAYFWHRFYSHQPDLNFDNPAVLEEVLNVMRFWLDLGIDGLRLDAIPYLIERDGTNNENLPGTHVILKRIRAALDEHSKDRMLLAEANQWPEDTQQYFGDGDECHMAFHFPLMPRMYMAMAQEDRFPITDILRQTPAIPENCQWAIFLRNHDELTLEMVTDKERDYLWETYASDRRARINLGIRRRLAPLLERDRRRIELMNSLLLSMPGTPVIYYGDEIGMGDNIHLGDRDGVRTPMQWSPDRNGGFSRADPAALVLPAIMDPIYGYQAVNVEAQAIDQHSPLNWMRRMLAVRKRHKAFGRGSFGYLYPGNRKILAFLREYEGETILCVCNLSRTAQAVELDLSAFAGRVPVELIGGASFPPIGQLTYLLTLPHYGFYWFLLATEAALPTWHTPAPEPMSELSTLVMRNSLTEVLAPAPRRVLEHDALPQYLGRRRWYSGKGSDAAPVLTFAEVLKTETADMILAEVEAAAGDGRARYFLPLGVVWEDESSAALPQQLALARIRRGRRIGLLTDAFALDAMPFAVLRDLAESRVIPLEQGEIRFLPTSQFDLSSIPGDAEIRRLSAEQSNSSLILGENAVLKLVRRVTEGINPETEMTRYLTERGFAQTAPLLGEVVRVTPDGTPRTLVVVQGFVRNQGDGWGWTLNFLHRAVESMALTEASAEEQKDTFSGYSVFAAALGRRLAEMHAVLAEDSEDDAFAPQLAGQEEVSGWAESARRQLAAALQGLSRIRSWEREEDTARAAWLASNGEKLMAALDGLAAAAPGALRTRIHGDFHLGQVLVVQGDAYIIDFEGEPAKTLEQRRAKTSPLRDVAGLLRSIDYAVATASTGQAATSGAAAERRGPMLENFRTRAAQEFLEAYRAVHDAAPRRWAQPEAESALLHLFLIEKAAYEVCYEIANRPSWIGIPLQGLEDLGRRIIERDAHHG from the coding sequence ATGCCCGACGCCAATATCCTCACCGTCACCGACGCCATGCCGGAAGATCCGCTCTGGTACAAGGACGCGGTCATCTACCAGCTGCACATCAAGTCCTTCTTCGACAAGAACAACGATGGCGTCGGAGATATTCCCGGGCTGATCGAGAAGCTGGACTATATCGCCGAACTCGGCGTCGATGCCATCTGGATGCTGCCCTTCTACCCCTCGCCCCGCCGGGACGACGGCTACGACATCGCCGACTACACCTCCGTCCACCCGGAATACGGGACGATGGATGATGTCCGCCTCCTGATCGAGGAGGCGCATGCGCGCGGCATCCGTGTCATCACCGAGCTGGTCATCAACCACACTTCCGACCAGCACCCCTGGTTCCAGCGCGCCCGCAACGCCCTGCCGGGAACGCCGGAACGCGACTTCTACGTCTGGTCCGACACCGACCAGAAATACGAAGGCACGCGCATCATCTTCCTGGACACCGAGAAATCCAACTGGACCTGGGACCCGGTGGCCCAGGCCTATTTCTGGCATCGCTTCTACAGCCACCAGCCGGACCTGAACTTCGACAACCCGGCGGTGCTGGAGGAAGTGCTGAATGTCATGCGCTTCTGGCTGGATCTCGGCATCGACGGGCTGCGGCTGGATGCCATCCCCTATCTGATCGAGCGCGACGGCACCAATAACGAGAACCTGCCGGGCACGCATGTCATCCTGAAGCGCATCCGCGCGGCGCTGGACGAGCATTCCAAGGACCGCATGCTGCTGGCCGAGGCCAATCAATGGCCGGAGGATACCCAGCAGTATTTCGGCGACGGCGACGAATGCCACATGGCCTTCCACTTTCCCCTGATGCCGCGCATGTACATGGCGATGGCGCAGGAGGACCGCTTCCCCATCACGGACATCCTGCGCCAGACTCCGGCCATTCCTGAGAACTGCCAGTGGGCCATCTTCCTGCGGAACCATGACGAGTTGACGCTCGAGATGGTGACGGACAAGGAACGTGACTATCTCTGGGAGACCTATGCCTCCGACCGCCGCGCGCGCATCAATCTCGGCATCCGTCGCCGCTTGGCGCCGCTGCTGGAGCGCGACCGGCGGCGGATCGAGCTGATGAACAGCCTGCTGCTCTCCATGCCCGGCACGCCCGTCATCTACTACGGGGACGAGATCGGCATGGGTGACAACATCCATCTCGGCGACCGCGACGGCGTGCGCACGCCCATGCAATGGTCGCCCGACCGCAATGGCGGCTTCTCCCGCGCCGATCCGGCGGCGCTGGTGCTGCCCGCCATCATGGACCCGATCTACGGCTACCAGGCGGTCAATGTCGAAGCGCAGGCCATCGACCAGCATTCCCCGCTGAACTGGATGCGGCGCATGCTGGCGGTTCGAAAGCGCCACAAGGCCTTCGGCCGCGGCAGCTTCGGCTATCTCTATCCCGGCAACCGCAAGATCCTCGCCTTCCTCCGCGAATACGAGGGCGAGACCATCCTCTGCGTCTGCAACCTCTCCCGCACCGCCCAGGCGGTGGAGCTGGACCTCTCGGCCTTCGCCGGCCGCGTGCCGGTGGAGTTGATCGGTGGCGCGTCCTTCCCGCCGATCGGGCAGCTCACCTACCTGCTGACGCTGCCGCATTACGGCTTTTATTGGTTCCTTTTGGCGACGGAGGCTGCCTTGCCCACCTGGCATACACCGGCCCCAGAGCCGATGTCCGAACTCTCCACCCTCGTCATGAGGAACAGTCTAACGGAGGTGCTGGCCCCCGCCCCCCGCCGCGTGCTGGAGCATGACGCCCTGCCGCAGTATCTCGGCCGCCGACGCTGGTATTCCGGCAAGGGCAGCGATGCCGCACCGGTCCTGACCTTCGCCGAAGTGCTGAAGACCGAAACCGCCGACATGATACTGGCCGAGGTGGAAGCCGCCGCCGGCGACGGCCGCGCGCGCTACTTCCTTCCCCTCGGCGTGGTCTGGGAAGATGAGAGCAGCGCGGCCCTGCCGCAGCAGCTCGCCCTGGCGCGCATCCGCCGCGGCCGCCGCATCGGCCTGCTGACGGACGCCTTCGCGCTGGATGCCATGCCCTTCGCCGTGCTGCGCGACCTGGCTGAAAGCAGGGTCATCCCGCTGGAGCAGGGCGAGATCCGCTTCCTGCCGACCTCGCAATTCGACCTCTCCTCCATCCCAGGCGATGCGGAGATCCGCCGTCTCTCCGCCGAGCAGTCCAATTCCTCCCTGATCTTGGGCGAGAACGCGGTGCTGAAGCTGGTGCGGCGCGTGACGGAGGGCATCAATCCGGAGACGGAGATGACCCGCTACCTGACCGAGCGCGGCTTCGCCCAGACGGCGCCGCTGCTGGGCGAGGTGGTGCGCGTCACGCCGGACGGCACGCCGCGCACCCTGGTGGTGGTGCAGGGCTTCGTGCGGAACCAGGGCGACGGCTGGGGCTGGACCCTGAACTTCCTGCACCGCGCCGTGGAGTCCATGGCGCTGACCGAGGCCTCGGCCGAGGAGCAGAAGGACACCTTCTCCGGCTACAGCGTCTTCGCGGCCGCGCTGGGCCGCCGCCTGGCCGAGATGCATGCCGTGCTCGCCGAGGATTCGGAGGACGATGCCTTCGCGCCGCAACTGGCCGGGCAGGAGGAGGTCTCCGGCTGGGCCGAGAGCGCGCGCAGGCAACTCGCCGCGGCGCTTCAGGGCCTGTCGCGGATCAGATCCTGGGAGCGGGAGGAGGATACCGCCCGCGCCGCCTGGCTGGCCAGCAACGGCGAAAAGCTGATGGCGGCGCTGGACGGGTTGGCAGCCGCCGCGCCCGGCGCGCTGCGCACCCGTATCCATGGCGACTTCCATCTGGGCCAGGTCCTGGTGGTGCAGGGCGACGCCTATATCATCGACTTCGAGGGCGAGCCCGCCAAGACGCTGGAGCAGCGGCGCGCCAAGACCTCTCCTCTGCGGGATGTCGCTGGGCTGCTGCGTTCCATCGACTACGCGGTAGCGACGGCCAGCACAGGCCAGGCGGCCACCTCCGGCGCTGCCGCGGAGCGGCGCGGGCCGATGCTGGAGAATTTCCGCACCCGTGCCGCCCAGGAATTCCTGGAGGCCTATCGCGCCGTGCATGACGCGGCGCCGCGGCGCTGGGCACAGCCGGAGGCGGAATCCGCGCTGCTCCACCTGTT